The Vitis vinifera cultivar Pinot Noir 40024 chromosome 12, ASM3070453v1 genome has a segment encoding these proteins:
- the LOC100262988 gene encoding uncharacterized protein LOC100262988: protein MDCSDSPYDLLFKSLSLIPISHYLLGFLLLSLVFLYNFLEIHLLRDLIATGFRGHPVSLTFASGSELYEAVASKCQILHGRYLATSWLSSPHLQTAFLSFFGRPPVFSYRRQLFHTSDGGTIALDWLMNSDVMGVAINMNDTIRKDDKTPIVVVIPGLTSDSASAYIKHLAFKMAKSGWNVVVSNHRGLGGISVTSDCMYNAGWTEDIRKIVDHLHCQYPEAPLFAVGTSIGANVLVKYLGEDGVNIPLVGAAAICSTWDLLICDRFINRKLVQKFYDKALTIGLQGYAQLHQPILSRLADWEGIKKSRSVRDFDNYATRLVGKYETVDTYYRRCSSASFVGNVSVPLLCISTLDDPVCTREAIPWDECKANKNIILATTKHGGHLGFFEGLTAKSLWWVRAVDEFFNVLHSTEFIHRKKEAQVSPLPVPLESSIDQGPYVNVTKDGMVTAIGNKQTNMEEEEELCHEHTLHTEKDEDKVSVAEASGNKSKERTHSKTELSQPSEHDRSRVTAPVKRRMDQLSRYSRKSIWLLVYIAIVTTWPLVGSALLLTLKKKFKNVLPAALLGR from the exons ATGGACTGCTCCGATTCGCCCTACGATCTTCTCTTCAAATCGCTCTCTCTCATCCCAATCTCTCACTACTTGCTTGGATTTCTGCTCCTTTCTCTCGTTTTCCTCTACAATTTCCTCGAAATTCATCTCCTTCGTGACCTGATTGCCACTGGATTCAGAGGCCATCCGGTATCGTTGACCTTCGCCTCGGGCTCCGAACTCTACGAGGCCGTTGCTTCCAAGTGTCAGATTCTTCACGGAAG GTATTTGGCTACTTCATGGCTTTCCAGTCCTCATCTTCAAACTGCATTTTTGAGCTTCTTTGGGAGGCCTCCTGTTTTCAGCTATAGAAG ACAGCTATTCCATACATCTGATGGTGGAACAATTGCTTTGGACTGGCTGATGAATTCTGATG TTATGGGAGTAGCCATCAACATGAATGATACTATTCGGAAAGATGATAAAACTCCTATTGTTGTTGTGATTCCTGGCCTAACAAGTGATTCGGCTTCTGCT TATATAAAGCATCTTGCATTCAAGATGGCAAAAAGCGGCTGGAATGTTGTGGTGAGCAATCATCGAGGGCTGGGTGGCATATCAGTTACT TCTGATTGCATGTACAATGCTGGATGGACAGAGGATATAAGGAAAATTGTTGATCATCTTCATTGTCAGTATCCAGAGGCTCCTCTATTTGCTGTTGGAACTAGCATTGGTGCTAATGTTCTG GTAAAATATCTTGGAGAGGATGGGGTTAATATTCCTCTTGTTGGTGCTGCTGCCATCTGTTCTACATGGGATCTTTTG ATATGTGACAGATTCATTAACCGCAAGCTTGTACAGAAATTCTATGACAAAGCTCTAACAATTGGCCTACAAGGTTATGCCCAATT GCATCAACCGATCTTATCTCGTCTTGCTGATTGGGAAGGCATTAAAAAG TCACGTTCTGTTCGAGACTTCGACAACTATGCAACCCGTCTCGTTGGAAAATATGAG ACTGTGGATACATATTACAGGCGTTGTAGTAGTGCTAGTTTTGTGGGAAATGTATCAGTACCACTCCTCTGTATCAGCACTTTGGATGATCCAGTCTGTACAAGAGAAGCCATTCCTTGGGATGAATGCAA ggcaaataaaaatattatcctaGCAACCACAAAGCACGGAGGACATCTAGGATTTTTTGAAGGGCTCACTGCAAAAAGCTTGTG GTGGGTAAGGGCTGTTGATGAGTTCTTCAATGTCCTACACTCAACCGAATTTATTCACAGAAAAAAAGAG GCTCAGGTCTCCCCATTGCCCGTTCCGCTAGAATCCTCAATCGATCAGGGTCCATATGTTAACGTTACCAAAGATGGCATGGTGACTGCAATAGGCAACAAGCAAACCAACatggaagaggaagaagaattATGCCATGAGCACACGCTTCACACCGAGAAAGATGAAGACAAGGTTTCAGTTGCAGAAGCCAGTGGTAACAAAAGCAAAGAAAGAACACATTCGAAGACTGAACTCAGCCAGCCATCCGAACATGACCGTAGCCGTGTAACTGCTCCTGTAAAGAGACGCATGGATCAGCTGTCCCGATACAGTAGGAAATCAATCTGGCTGCTGGTGTACATTGCCATTGTTACGACTTGGCCGCTGGTTGGCTCGGCCCTTCTGCTGACCTTGAAGAAGAAATTCAAAAATGTCTTACCGGCAGCTCTGCTCGGTAGATAG
- the LOC100268137 gene encoding protein WHAT'S THIS FACTOR 9, mitochondrial, producing MAFLFKTTLKPQHHRILRRTFIAAKIKWVRDPYLDEAVSKEKNLKPLLALKTLILSAPSKTLPAAVAAVNKPQFRLPTTALNFFHKYPSVFRIFQPKPLSTPHVRLTPQAIALHNEELAVHASPARLQEAAERLAKFLMLAGARRLPLRIVDCFRFDLGLPDNYITGICCDFPEYFQISSGNDPELLDLELVSWRENLACSVLEKRAMNGNSDIRKGMRIAFPMFFSRGFDLQRKVKDWLDDWQNLPYISPYENGFHLNPNSDQAEKWAVAVLHELLSLMVSKKTERDNIFCLGEYLGFGSRFKKALVRYSGIFYVSNKIRTQTVVLREAYRKDFLLENHPLMGMRHRYIHLMNKSEKTRYQNADFLNKSKQDCKGDCKLENQAVSCGRRVSGITG from the coding sequence ATGGCCTTCCTCTTCAAAACCACCCTCAAACCCCAGCACCACCGCATCCTCCGCCGCACCTTCATCGCCGCGAAGATCAAATGGGTTCGCGACCCCTACCTTGACGAAGCCGTCTCCAAGGAGAAAAACCTCAAGCCCCTCCTCGCCCTCAAAACTCTAATCCTCTCCGCCCCTTCCAAAACTCTCCCCGCCGCCGTCGCTGCCGTCAACAAACCCCAGTTCCGCCTCCCCACCACCGCTCTCAATTTCTTCCATAAATACCCCTCCGTCTTTCGAATATTCCAACCCAAACCCCTCTCCACTCCTCACGTGCGCCTGACGCCCCAAGCCATAGCCCTCCACAACGAAGAACTCGCCGTCCACGCCTCGCCGGCGCGTCTCCAAGAAGCGGCGGAGCGGCTCGCGAAGTTTCTGATGTTGGCCGGTGCCCGGAGGCTACCGCTGCGTATTGTGGATTGTTTTAGGTTTGACCTTGGTCTTCCTGATAACTACATCACTGGCATTTGCTGTGATTTTCCTGAGTATTTTCAAATCAGCAGTGGAAATGACCCTGAACTTTTGGATTTGGAATTGGTTTCTTGGAGGGAAAATCTTGCTTGTTCAGTACTGGAAAAGAGGGCAATGAATGGGAATTCGGATATTAGGAAAGGAATGAGAATTGCATTTCCAATGTTCTTTTCAAGAGGATTTGATTTGCAGAGGAAGGTGAAGGATTGGTTGGATGATTGGCAAAATTTGCCTTACATTTCACCATATGAGAACGGGTTTCATCTGAATCCGAATAGTGATCAGGCGGAGAAGTGGGCAGTGGCAGTTCTTCATGAGTTGCTTAGTCTTATGGTGTCAAAGAAGACGGAGAGGgacaatattttttgtttgggtGAGTATTTGGGGTTTGGGTCGAGGTTTAAGAAGGCTTTGGTTCGTTATTCGGGTATTTTCTATGTTTCAAATAAGATTAGGACCCAAACTGTGGTGCTTAGGGAGGCTTATAGGAAGGATTTTTTGCTTGAGAATCATCCATTGATGGGTATGCGGCATCGGTACATCCACTTGATGAATAAATCAGAGAAAACGAGGTATCAGAATGCTGACTTCTTGAATAAATCGAAGCAGGATTGCAAAGGCGATTGTAAATTAGAAAATCAAGCAGTTTCTTGTGGGAGAAGAGTTAGTGGGATAACAGGATGA